The following are from one region of the Phycisphaeraceae bacterium genome:
- a CDS encoding ParA family protein codes for MIIVVANSKGGVGKSTLAVHLAAWLSHQGHRVALADCDTQQSSSEWIREARPQVNTVRLDNPDTILNELPVLAQDADFVVADGPGSQTETSRALLLRGDLAIVPCKASMLEVRALAKATDVLRQAQDIRAGHPKAVIVLSMVGKNYRLTQDMKDAASALSLPLASTAMILRQIYADAPGQGAVVWDMGARARDAADEADQLFREILPHAVRKPVAIGAGRQKITSR; via the coding sequence ATGATCATCGTCGTCGCAAACTCCAAGGGCGGTGTCGGCAAGTCCACTCTTGCCGTCCACCTCGCCGCATGGCTCTCGCATCAAGGCCATCGCGTCGCGCTCGCAGATTGCGACACGCAGCAGTCATCGTCGGAGTGGATTCGAGAAGCACGGCCTCAGGTCAACACCGTGCGCCTCGACAATCCCGACACCATCCTGAATGAACTCCCGGTCCTCGCCCAGGACGCTGATTTCGTTGTCGCCGATGGACCGGGCAGCCAGACCGAGACCAGCCGGGCTCTGTTGCTCCGCGGCGACCTTGCCATCGTCCCATGCAAGGCAAGCATGCTGGAGGTCCGCGCTTTGGCGAAGGCGACCGACGTACTCCGCCAGGCTCAGGACATCCGCGCCGGTCATCCCAAGGCCGTGATCGTGCTCAGCATGGTGGGCAAGAACTACCGGCTCACCCAAGACATGAAAGACGCTGCCTCGGCCCTGTCATTGCCGCTGGCCTCCACGGCGATGATCCTCCGTCAAATCTACGCGGACGCACCCGGCCAGGGAGCCGTGGTGTGGGACATGGGCGCACGGGCCCGCGATGCCGCCGACGAGGCGGATCAACTGTTCCGAGAGATTCTCCCGCACGCCGTTCGCAAACCCGTCGCGATCGGTGCGGGGAGGCAGAAGATCACATCCAGATAG
- a CDS encoding CopG family transcriptional regulator: MKTLQKKSVAALGYRVSVSLNDDQHAFLSGLAERKRVSIAWVIRDAIERLIAEESPLFKSDSTRGEPG; the protein is encoded by the coding sequence ATGAAGACCCTACAGAAAAAGAGCGTAGCGGCGCTCGGCTACCGAGTTTCCGTCAGTTTAAACGACGACCAGCACGCGTTCCTTTCCGGGCTGGCGGAACGAAAACGCGTGTCCATCGCGTGGGTGATTCGGGATGCCATTGAGCGGTTGATCGCGGAAGAGTCGCCGCTTTTCAAGAGTGATTCAACGCGTGGGGAGCCTGGTTGA